Proteins encoded by one window of Anaerolineae bacterium:
- a CDS encoding nucleotidyltransferase domain-containing protein, which produces MRREHPRVREVVLFGSFARGDFTPRSDVDIAILLSGDG; this is translated from the coding sequence ATCCGGCGGGAGCATCCACGGGTCCGAGAGGTGGTGCTCTTTGGGTCCTTTGCCCGGGGGGATTTCACCCCTCGCAGTGATGTGGACATCGCCATTCTCCTTTCGGGGGACGGA